The genomic interval TGAAGGCGCACGGCCGATTGAATGCGATGGTGTGTTTGCGATTGAGATCAGCATTGGGTGTGGAGGCTCCTCCTCTCCGTCATTGGGGGCGCTCAGCCGCCATCTAACGAAATTATCCGCCACACGGAATCACCCCCCTCGTCCCCGGCATGAGCGCCCTGCCCTGGCAGCACCCCGCCTCGATAGACTTTTGCCTGACCGGGCGGCATCCTCCCGGCGAATGCAGCCAAAACAGCCGCGCGAAGACCGCGAGCCAGAGGAAACAGAGGGCGACCATGTTGAAGACACGTTTCACCGAGCTTGTCGGCGTCGAACACCCGATCGTCCAGGGCGGCATGCAGTGGGTCGGGCGTGCGGAACTGGTCGCGGCCGTTGCGAACGCCGGCGCGCTCGGCTTCATCACGGCGCTGACCCAGCCGACACCGGAGGACCTCAAGAAGGAGATCGCGCGCTGCCGCGACCTCACCGACAAGCCGTTTGGCGTCAACCTGACCATTTTGCCCGCGATCAAGCCGCCGCCCTATGCCGAGTACCGCGCCGCCATCATCGAAAGCGGCATCAAGGTGGTCGAGACCGCCGGCAACAAGCCGCAGGAGCATGTCGACGAGTTCAGAAAGCACGGCGTCAAGGTCGTGCACAAATGCACCAGTGTCCGCCACGCGCTCTCGGCCGAGCGGATGGGCGCCGACGCCATCTCGATCGACGGTTTTGAGTGCGCCGGCCACCCCGGCGAGGACGATACGCCCGGCCTGATCCTGATCCCGGCCGCCGCCAACAAGGTCAAGATCCCGATGATCGCCTCGGGCGGCTTTGCCGATGCCCGTGGTCTCGTGGCCGCCCTGGCGCTAGGGGCCGAAGGCATCAACATGGGCACGCGCTTCATGGCCACCAAGGAGAGCCCGATCCACCAGTCCATCAAGGAGAAGATCGTCGCCAATGACGAGCGCGAGACCGAGCTGATCTTCCGCACCATGCGCAACACCTCCCGCGTCGCCAAAAATGCGATCTCGACCAAGGTCGTCGCCATGGAGAAGGAAGGCGCAAAGTTCGAGGACATCCGCGAGCTCGTCGCCGGCGCGCGCGGCAAGATGGTCTATGCGACTGGGGATTCCGACGAGGGCATCTGGTCGGCCGGCCAGGTCCAGGGCCTGATCCAGGACATCCCGACCTGCGCCGAACTGGTCTCGCGCATCGTGCGCGAGGCGGAGGCCATCATCCGCAGCCGGCTCGAGGGCATGATCGCTCAACCCAAAGCGCAAGCAGCGGAGTAAGTGCAAGAGCGACTAAATCATGCGCATCAAGTTGCAGAGGTGAAACATGAAGGCCTACGTCTATGGCCCTAACGGAGCAGCGATTTCCGATGTCGCTCAACCAACACCTAAGGGCGCGCAGGTGCTCGTACGTGTGCGTGCCTGCGGACTGAACCGCGCCGACACCGGCATGCGAAAAGGCCACGCCCATGGCTCAGCGGGCGGCGCCGGCACCGTGCTCGGCATGGAATGGGCCGGCGAAGTTGCCGCACTCGGCCCCGATGCAAAAGGCGTCAAGGTCGGCGACCGCATCATGGGCTCGGGCGCCGCGGCCTTCGCCGAGTACACGCTGGCCGATCATGGCCGGCTGTTCCGCGCGCCCTCCAACATGAATTTTGAGGAAGCGGCCACCCTGCCCGTGGCGCTCGCGACCATGCACAACGCGGTCGTCACCGCGGGCGCCCTGCAACCCGGCCAGACCGTCCTGATCCAGGGCGCCAGTTCCGGCGTCGGCCTGATGGCGATGCAGATCGCCAAGCTCAAGGGTGCAAAGCTCGTGGTGGGATCCTCGACCGACGCCACCCGCCGCGGCCGGCTCAAGGAGTTTGGCGCCGACCTCGCCGTCGATTCCTCCGATCCCGGCTGGGTCGAGGAGGTGCTGAAGGCGACGGGCGGCGAAGGCGTCGACCTCATCGTCGACCAGGTCTCGGGCAAGGTCGCCAACCAGAACCTGGCGGCCACCAAGGTCAAGGGCCGCATCGTCAACGTCGGCCGGCTCGGCGGCACCCACGCCGACTTCAACTTCGACCTGCATGCGGCCCGCCGCATCAACTATATCGGCGTCACCTTCCGCACCCGCACCATCGAGGAGGTCCGCGAGATCTTCGACGGGGTCAGGAAGGACATCTGGGGCGCGGTCGAGCAGCGCAAGCTGCAACTGCCGATCGACAGGGTGTTTGCCTTTGCCGATATCGACCAGGCGTTCGAGCACATGGAGGCCAACAAGCACCTCGGCAAGATCGTCGTGACGATGTGAGGCCTTTGACCGCCGCGGAGTAGTGTCTCCTGAGGCACTACCCTCATCGCTCGTCATGGCCGGGCTTGACCCGGCCATCCACGCCTTAGCGCCCGGCACGAAGATCGTGGATGCCCGGGACAAGCCCGGGCATGACGGAAATTGAGGACCTGCTCCTGCAAATCAGTCGCGTCTACGGCTGTGGATGGTCGCTTGATGTTCAGACCGGGCCTGCTAAATCCCCGGCCATGACCACCGAAACCTCAAAAACCTCGGTCGCGGCGATCTCGATCTTCGCCAGCGGCGGCATGGCGATTGCCAAATTCGTCGTCGGCGTCGCCATCGGCTCGCTGGCGCTGATCTCGGAGGCGCTGCACTCCTCGATCGACCTGGTCGCGACCATCATCACCTGGGCGGTGGTCCGGGTCTCCGACAAGCCGGCGGACGAGGAGCACCATTATGGGCACGGCAAGCTCGAAAGCATCTCCGCGCTCGGCGTTACCGCGCTGCTCTACGTGCTCGCGGGCGGCATCCTGGTCGAGGCCTATAGCCGGATCCGCGAGGGCACGCCGCCGCCGATCATCTCGGCCGTGCCGTTCGTCGTGCTGGTCATCGACATCGTCGTCAATCTCTGGCGCGCCCGTGCGCTGCATCGCGCCGCGCGGGCGACCAAGAGCCAGGCGCTCGCCGCCGATGCGCTCCACTTCGCCTCCGACGTCATGGGCTCGTTCGCCGTCATCGCCGGCCTCATCCTCGCCGCGCTCGGCTTCTGGTGGGGCGACGCCGCCGCGGCCGCAGCCGTTGCCGTGATGATCGCCCTGCTCGGGCTTAGGATGGCGGGCTCGACCGTGGAGACGCTGGTCGACCGGGCCCCGGACGGGGTCGCCGAGCGCGCCACCGCCGCGATCCGCAGCGTGCCGGGCGTGGTCGACGTCGAACGGCTGCGTGCGCGCATGGTCGGTGCGACCTATTTCATCGACGCCATCGTGCAGGTGCCCCGCACTTACCCGATCGACCGGATCGACGGCATCAAGCAACAGTCACAGGAGGCCGTGAGCAAGGCGCTCGGCGATGCCGACCTCACCTTCGCGGCCGTGCCGGTCGCGCGCAACAACGAGACCGTGCGCGACCGCATCATGGTGATCGCGCGCAATTCCGGCCTCGCCGTGCATCACGTCACGGTGCACGACCTCGGCGACAAGCTGATCGTCAGCCTCGACCTCGAAGTCGCCGGCGACATGGCGCTGACCGCCGCCCATGACGTCGCAAACGCGCTGGAGCGCAACGTCACCGACGAATTCGGCGAGGATGTGGAGGTCGACGTCCATATCGAACCGCTCGAACCGGAACTGCCGCACGGCATCGATGCGCCCGCCGAGCGGGTCGAGGCCATTGCCGCGGCGCTCCGGGGTTTTGCCGACGGCTCCGACATCCACGACGTCCACAATGTGCGCGTCCGCAACACCGAGGCCGGCGAGATCGTCAACTTCCATTGCCGCGCCGCGCCGTCGATGAGCGTGATCCGCGTGCACGAGCGTGTCGACGAGATCGAGCGCGCGCTGCGCCGCGCGTTCCCCAGCGTGAAGCGCGTCATCAGTCATGCCGAGCCGCCGCGCGCGTGAGCAAAGGGAGCCGGACTCGTCATACGTTCTCGTTTCGGACTCACGCTTCGCGTCATTTTTCGGAACGCCGTAAGGCACAGACTCCATTGGACAAGATTTATTTCGTATTAACGAATCGTTGACTCTCGACAGGCCGGGAAAACTGGATTCAAATCGCTGTGATTCGGAAGCGAGCTGGGGCTCTTCCGAACCGGGTAGAGCGAAGTTTTTTCTGAGTCTTTTTAGGGGGCCGAAGGCATGGCGCGCGCAGACGCCGCGAACGCGTGCGTCCAATCCGATTCGATCAAAGGATTGGCGCAGTCGATCGCGAAACCTGCCTACCACCGGCTCCTGGTTGCAGAGCCGGCGCTGAGGCGCGCTGTGCCCACGCTCATCATCGCCTTCCTCATCACGATCTGCCTCGGTGCGCTCGTGCAAGTCGTCGATCAGACGCGGCAGAAGCGCGGCGTGATGCAGCGTGACATCTCCGCGCTCGCCGACTTGCTCGCCGAGCGCATCGACCGCCTCACCTCGATGCGCATCGAGCGTCTGAAGAACATCGAGCATTTGCCTACCCTGCTGCCGGACCTGTTCCCGTCCTGGGGCACGGCGAACGGCCGCCACGTGATCGTCACCTCGGCCGGCGCCGAGCGCCGCATCCTCGCGCGTGTTCCCGTCGACACCGACATCGGCGGCAACGATCGCCTGCTCGACGCCATCACGACCGCGCAATTGCTCACTGCCCCGCCGCAGCAGGGCAGCGTCTCCGAGCTGACGCTGCCGAACGGCAACAGCGCGATGGTGACGTCGCGCAGCATCAAGTCGCTGCCCGGCCAGGTCACCGTCATCCAGGAGAGGATCGAGCCGATCTGGGGCTCGGACGCCGCGCTCTCGGTGACGCTGTCGGCGACGACCGGCTTCGTCGTCCTGATCCTCGGCTTCGCCTTCCACTGGCAATCGACCCGTGCTCGCGAGGGCGACCTGATCAACGACGCCGTGCGCGGGCGCATCGACACCGCACTCAATCGCGGCCGCTGCGGCCTGTGGGACTGGGACCTTTCGCGCGGCCGCATCTTCTGGTCGCAGTCGATGTTCTCGATGCTCGGGCTGGACGGCCGCAACGAGCTGCTTACCTTCGGCGAGGTCAACGCGCTGGTGAAATCCGACGACATCGACCTGTTCGCGATCGCCGACCAGCTCATCTCCGAGGAGATCGACCACATCGACCAGACTTTCCGCATGCAGCATGTCGACGGCCATTGGATCTGGCTGCGCGTGCGCTGCGAGCTCACCGCTGCTGCCGATTCCGGCAAGCACCTGATCGGCATCGCCGTCGACATCACCGAGCAGAAGAGCCTCGCTGAAAAGACTGTCGAAGCCGATCTGCGGCTGCGCGACGCCATCGAGACCATCCCCGAGGCGTTCGTGCTGTGGGACGCCAGCGACCGCCTGGTGCTCTGCAATTCGCACTTCCAGCGCCTGCATAGGCTGCCGGACACCGCCGTCATCCCCGGTACGTCCTACGAGACCGTGCTCGAGGTCGGCCGCATGCCGGAGGTGCGCACCCGCCACAACGAAACCGCCAATCCGTCGCCGGGCGCCCGCACCTTCGAGGCGCAGCTCGACGACGGAAGCTGGCTGCACATCAGCGAGCGCCGCACCAAAGACGGCGGCTACGTCTCGGTCGGCACCGACATCACCCGTATCAAGGAGCACGAGCAGAAGCTCGTCGACAACGACCTGCGCCTGCGCGCGACCGTAATCGACCTCAAGCGCTCACAGGCCGCGCTGGAGCGCCAGACCAACGAGCTTGCCGACCTCGCCGAAAAGTATCAGCGCGAGAAGACCCGCGCCGAGGAAGCCAACCAGACCAAATCGAAATTCCTCGCCAATATGAGCCATGAGCTGCGCACGCCGCTCAACGCCATCATCGGCTTCTCCGAGATCATGGGCTCCGGCATGTTCGGCGAGCTCGGAAGCGAGAAGTACCAGGAATACTGCCAGGACATCCTCACCAGCGGCCACTATCTGCTCGAAGTCATCAACGACATCCTCGATATGTCCAAGATCGAGGCCGGCCGCATGAAGCTCGACATGGAGTCGCTCGACCTGTCACGGACGCTCGCGGAATCCTTGCGCGTCGTCTCCGGCCGCGCCGAGGACAAGCATCTCACGCTCGACGCCGAGATCGACAACACCATCTCCGTCGTCGCCGACCGCCGCGCCACCAAGCAGATCATCGTCAACCTGCTCTCCAACGCCGTGAAGTTCACACCCGACGGCGGCCGCATCGTGGTGCGCGGCCGACAGCTCGAGGACAGGATCGTGCTGATGATCGCCGACACCGGCATCGGCATCGCGCCGCATTCGCTGGCGCGGCTCGGCCGCCCGTTCGAGCAGGTCGAGAGCCAACTCACCAAGACCTATCACGGCTCGGGACTGGGACTTGCGATCGCCCGCTCGCTGGCGCAGCTCCACGGCGGTTCGATGCGGTTGCGCTCGAAGATCGACGTCGGCACTGTCGTGCGCGTGACGCTGCCGCGCGATTCCAACAAGACGATGCCCAGGATTTCCGCGGCGGCCTAGAGCACGATCCGAAAAAGTGTGCAGCGGTTTTCCGAAGAGATCGTGCTCAAATAAAGCTCCCCTCAGGACTGCAGTGTCGGTGCGACCTCGCGCGCGGTGTTGACCAGCGCGGCAATCAGCGGCGTCATCGGATCGCGCTGTGGGATCACCAGGCCGATGCTGTAGTTGACGTGCGGGTCGACGATCGGGATCGAACGCACGGTGTCCGAAAGGCCCAGCGTCTCCGCAAGCTTCGCCGGCATCACGCTCGCCCAGCGCCCCGTCTTGACGTGGGTAAAGAGCACCAGCAGCGAGTTCGAGGTCAGCGTCGGCGTCGCCTCCGCACCGACCGAGCGCAGTGCGCGGTCGATGATGCGGCGGTTCTGCATGTCTGGGGTCAGCAGGCACAGCGGCACCTGCCCCACTTCCTTCCACGTCACCGTCTCACGATCGCCAAACATCGCGTCCGGCGCGGTCAGGAGGCGATAGCTCTCGTTGTAGAGCGGAATGGTGCGTACCTTGCCGATCGGCTCGTTCTCGATATAGGTCAGCCCCGCATCGACCTCGAGATTTTCGAGCAGTCCCAGCACCTCCGATGAGGTCGTGGACTGGATGCGGAAGCGCACGTCGGGATGTTTTGCGCGGAACGGCGTCGTCAATGAGGCCACCATGCCGAGCACGGTCGGGATCGCCGCGATCCTGATCTCGCCAGAGAGCTTGTGCCTCAACCCGTTGATCTCATCGCGCATGGCGCGAGTGTCGCCGACGATGCGACGCGCCCAGTCGAGCGCTCGCTCGCCTTCCGGCGTAAAGCCCTGGAAACGGGAACCGCGCTGAACCAGCATCACGCCGAGGATCTCCTCGAGCTGCTTCAACCCCGTCGACATCGTCGGCTGGGTGACGCCGCAGGCCTCCGCCGCCCGTCCAAAATGCCGCTCCTTGGCCAGCGCCAGCAACAGTTCAAGCTTGTCGATCAAGCGTCGGTCCCCTTGCGTAGTCTCACGCCGTGCAAGCTATCACGCTCCGCCCCCTCCAACACGCGAAAACACAACGATTATCGGACTTTCCTATTGTCCGATTGCAGATCCATATCGATCCGGATTCGCTATCGCAGCATGAGACAGCTTTATTGATTTTCGAATGATTCCAACTCTCATAGGGAGATCGGTCACCCTCTGGTTGAGAACGAGAATGACAGCGGTCAGTGAACCTTGGAGCGAAGCGCGCGGCGCTGAAATCATCGCCGAACATGCGGGACAGGAGGGCGCGACGCTGGTCATCCTCCACGCCCTGCAGGAGGCCTTCGGATACGTGCCGGAGCCGGCGATCCCGATGGTAGCGCAGGCGCTCAGCCTGTCGCGCGCCGAGGTTCATGGCGTGTTTACCTTCTACCATGATTTCCGGCACAAGCCGGCCGGCCGCCATGTGCTCAAGCTGTGCCGCGCGGAAGCCTGCCAGGCCGCTGGCGGCGACCGGCTTGCGGCGCGCGCTGAAGCAAAACTCGGCGTGTCGCTGGGCCACACCACCGCCGATGAGCGCGTCACGCTGGAGCCGATCTACTGCCTCGGGCTGTGCGCCACCGCCCCG from Bradyrhizobium arachidis carries:
- a CDS encoding cation-efflux pump, giving the protein MTTETSKTSVAAISIFASGGMAIAKFVVGVAIGSLALISEALHSSIDLVATIITWAVVRVSDKPADEEHHYGHGKLESISALGVTALLYVLAGGILVEAYSRIREGTPPPIISAVPFVVLVIDIVVNLWRARALHRAARATKSQALAADALHFASDVMGSFAVIAGLILAALGFWWGDAAAAAAVAVMIALLGLRMAGSTVETLVDRAPDGVAERATAAIRSVPGVVDVERLRARMVGATYFIDAIVQVPRTYPIDRIDGIKQQSQEAVSKALGDADLTFAAVPVARNNETVRDRIMVIARNSGLAVHHVTVHDLGDKLIVSLDLEVAGDMALTAAHDVANALERNVTDEFGEDVEVDVHIEPLEPELPHGIDAPAERVEAIAAALRGFADGSDIHDVHNVRVRNTEAGEIVNFHCRAAPSMSVIRVHERVDEIERALRRAFPSVKRVISHAEPPRA
- a CDS encoding PAS domain-containing sensor histidine kinase, with the translated sequence MARADAANACVQSDSIKGLAQSIAKPAYHRLLVAEPALRRAVPTLIIAFLITICLGALVQVVDQTRQKRGVMQRDISALADLLAERIDRLTSMRIERLKNIEHLPTLLPDLFPSWGTANGRHVIVTSAGAERRILARVPVDTDIGGNDRLLDAITTAQLLTAPPQQGSVSELTLPNGNSAMVTSRSIKSLPGQVTVIQERIEPIWGSDAALSVTLSATTGFVVLILGFAFHWQSTRAREGDLINDAVRGRIDTALNRGRCGLWDWDLSRGRIFWSQSMFSMLGLDGRNELLTFGEVNALVKSDDIDLFAIADQLISEEIDHIDQTFRMQHVDGHWIWLRVRCELTAAADSGKHLIGIAVDITEQKSLAEKTVEADLRLRDAIETIPEAFVLWDASDRLVLCNSHFQRLHRLPDTAVIPGTSYETVLEVGRMPEVRTRHNETANPSPGARTFEAQLDDGSWLHISERRTKDGGYVSVGTDITRIKEHEQKLVDNDLRLRATVIDLKRSQAALERQTNELADLAEKYQREKTRAEEANQTKSKFLANMSHELRTPLNAIIGFSEIMGSGMFGELGSEKYQEYCQDILTSGHYLLEVINDILDMSKIEAGRMKLDMESLDLSRTLAESLRVVSGRAEDKHLTLDAEIDNTISVVADRRATKQIIVNLLSNAVKFTPDGGRIVVRGRQLEDRIVLMIADTGIGIAPHSLARLGRPFEQVESQLTKTYHGSGLGLAIARSLAQLHGGSMRLRSKIDVGTVVRVTLPRDSNKTMPRISAAA
- a CDS encoding nitronate monooxygenase family protein; its protein translation is MLKTRFTELVGVEHPIVQGGMQWVGRAELVAAVANAGALGFITALTQPTPEDLKKEIARCRDLTDKPFGVNLTILPAIKPPPYAEYRAAIIESGIKVVETAGNKPQEHVDEFRKHGVKVVHKCTSVRHALSAERMGADAISIDGFECAGHPGEDDTPGLILIPAAANKVKIPMIASGGFADARGLVAALALGAEGINMGTRFMATKESPIHQSIKEKIVANDERETELIFRTMRNTSRVAKNAISTKVVAMEKEGAKFEDIRELVAGARGKMVYATGDSDEGIWSAGQVQGLIQDIPTCAELVSRIVREAEAIIRSRLEGMIAQPKAQAAE
- a CDS encoding zinc-binding dehydrogenase codes for the protein MKAYVYGPNGAAISDVAQPTPKGAQVLVRVRACGLNRADTGMRKGHAHGSAGGAGTVLGMEWAGEVAALGPDAKGVKVGDRIMGSGAAAFAEYTLADHGRLFRAPSNMNFEEAATLPVALATMHNAVVTAGALQPGQTVLIQGASSGVGLMAMQIAKLKGAKLVVGSSTDATRRGRLKEFGADLAVDSSDPGWVEEVLKATGGEGVDLIVDQVSGKVANQNLAATKVKGRIVNVGRLGGTHADFNFDLHAARRINYIGVTFRTRTIEEVREIFDGVRKDIWGAVEQRKLQLPIDRVFAFADIDQAFEHMEANKHLGKIVVTM
- a CDS encoding LysR family transcriptional regulator, with the translated sequence MIDKLELLLALAKERHFGRAAEACGVTQPTMSTGLKQLEEILGVMLVQRGSRFQGFTPEGERALDWARRIVGDTRAMRDEINGLRHKLSGEIRIAAIPTVLGMVASLTTPFRAKHPDVRFRIQSTTSSEVLGLLENLEVDAGLTYIENEPIGKVRTIPLYNESYRLLTAPDAMFGDRETVTWKEVGQVPLCLLTPDMQNRRIIDRALRSVGAEATPTLTSNSLLVLFTHVKTGRWASVMPAKLAETLGLSDTVRSIPIVDPHVNYSIGLVIPQRDPMTPLIAALVNTAREVAPTLQS
- a CDS encoding formate dehydrogenase subunit gamma, which gives rise to MTAVSEPWSEARGAEIIAEHAGQEGATLVILHALQEAFGYVPEPAIPMVAQALSLSRAEVHGVFTFYHDFRHKPAGRHVLKLCRAEACQAAGGDRLAARAEAKLGVSLGHTTADERVTLEPIYCLGLCATAPSAMLDGRLVGRLDETRLDALVAEAQR